The sequence below is a genomic window from Uranotaenia lowii strain MFRU-FL chromosome 2, ASM2978415v1, whole genome shotgun sequence.
gatttagatttttttcaacgaatggaagttctgttttcaaattcatgaTTCAGATTTACATAGAATGGTGTTTCGAAGATCCGATGAAAAACCACAATTTAAAGCTAACTTTGATTCAAACGAATAACAGTTTATTTTAGATGTATCCAAAGATATAGACACGAAACGTGAAAACTGTCTGTACAATTGTTGTTTGCTTCCAGTTTGAACACCAATCGACTGTGTagacagaaaatgtaaaaagaaaCGCGAAAAAATGGTATACCTCTTAACTCGCCTCCTCGCTAGGTCCTGCCAGATCCGAGAAGAAGTCTTTTGCGTCGGTGTGGTGAGAGGATGGCAGATTGTGTTTCATCGCTTTCCGGTCCGCTTTACTGTTGTACTTGATATCGTCGAATTCTTCGAAAAACTTGATGTTCCAGAACCGAATATCGTTATCGTGGGAACTGGACGCAATAAGCTCCCCGGTGCTGTTGATATCGATCGTTTCCACCGCCAGCGTATGTTGCCCCACGATTCCGAGCACCCGGCCCGGTACCATATGCATTGCCCGCAGAAAACCATCCTCGCCTCCGACCACAGCTATTCGTTCGGTAATGGGAACCATTTTATTGACACCAGCTTTCGGGCCGGTGAATGCGTCACAATGGTAACCGAACTGGCCCCAGTTGAAGGTGTAAAAGTTTCCTTTCGATGAACCCACCACCAGTTTACTGTCATTCCGGAAAACGCCCATACAGGTGAGCTCTTCCTCGTATGGCTCCGACTGAACGTACATTTTCCTGTGTTTGGTAAAgatgtttcattaaaaattttaacaacagtTCTTAATGTAAACACGAGTCTCACCTCTGAGGTATGCTGATTGTTGTCAAATATCCATCTCCGCTACACATTTGCAGATACTTTCGCTGGTCGTTGGTTGCTATACTGGAGATAAAGTCCTCCACCTCTTTGAGTTTGAATATCGGCTCGTTCTGTCGGAGATCCCACAGCTTTAGCACTCCATCATCGTCTCCGGTAGCAAACGTGTGCTCGCTAATGATACTCATTGTGTAGACCGGTTCCTCGTGGGCATTGTCCCAGAAGCGTTTCAGCTTGCCCGTCTCAACGTCTGTCACCATTATGGATCGATCTCGAGCGGTCGAAATCAAAATGGTTCCGTCGTCGTTGAATTCGATATCACGAATCGATTTCGAATGTACTTCGTGGGTGTTTTTCAGAGTACACTCATCGTTGGTAAACGAATAGACCAGCAAATCTCCGGTGGTCGTACCAACTGCCAACAGATCCTGATCCGGATGAAAGCAAAGATCCGTCACGAAGTCTTCAGTTTTTATATCCGGTGGCTTCGAGCGAGGCTTCTTGATTTCGGTGATGATGGCCTTTATAACCTCATCTTCTTCCATCTCTTCATCGTAATCATCGACCAATCTTTTCTCAGGAGCACCCCTGGTCGTGCTATCCTCACCTTTAGAAGACAAGTTAAAATTACTTACTGAAATCATTAAACATATTTAACCCCCATTCATTCTACTCACCATTCTCCTGCTTCGGTTCGTCCCGTTCCGAATCTGAATCGTCGCTGCTGCTGGATGAGGTGCCAATAATAATATCCTCGTTCGGATCGTAATCCGACTCTTCGTCCTCCTCATTggcatcatcatcgtcgtcaacCTCATACTCTTCCATGATTGGGAACTCCTCGATGGCGTACGGTTCCACTATAAATTCCGGTTCGGTACCCGAATCGAAGTCATCGTCATCGGAATCGTTACCTAGTGAGTTCCCAAATTTTGGGGAATTGAAATTTCTCCTGAAAAGAAATAACCCGAAAAAACCGGAAAGACATCTCGAGTTACCTACTTTTCTCAGGTAGATAGGTTAGGGTTGCTTTGTCAACTTACATTTTGTCGTGAATTGTGAGGCTGTTATTTGAATTATCCGGTCCCAACTCAAATCCTCGAGGAGCACTTAGAACACAAGTGGAAGAAAAGCGTTCCGAAATGTCCGTAAAATGCAGATTCGACCGTAAAATAACTAGACTAGGCTGGGTGCTTCACAAATAACTGCAGCTCATGCAAAACAACGTGCGAATGCGAAGTTATGCTGCAGTTATGCGCCGTTGTTGTGACTTTTGCAGGGGTGGATTCAAGCATAAAAGTTTTAAGCCGCCCGCAGCGTCGGCCAAAATAGCTGCACGGAAAATCACGGAAAcatgtttcaaattattcaaggcggctgaaacaaattttcgattttaaatgtgttaaatttattcatttcttgcggtacattaaaaaaatgttacagaaaccagttgaatcATAACAAGAAAACCTGTATGAAAGCTCAAAACATCCAATCaaacttaataaaaaccaaacactttttgatattttcatttaaggaaatgaataaaataattcaaaatattttcgagtaattttaaatatatgcGATACTTAAAACATTAAATGTatatatttagaaattttatgaatgtttataatacagttttaaaatatattcattcttaaagacgtttctcacctaaagcgatgattactggaatcgggtgactaggGTGATTCGACTAttgtcacctcacgcgcggcgcagaatagggcttttgctacacacacatacaagaggtctgtaGGGCACACATCAATGGATTTTATATGCGGAAAAGGCAAAATTTagctaaaatgtttttttaaacttgaattaATGTGTCTTTTCTCTAAAAATAGTGCCAATAAGTATATTTTGAATCATTGGCTAAGAAGTGGAAACAATTAAGTGAATATTTGATTGAGTAACAGTGCAGAAACTAGcagaacaaaatgaaaaaacatgACTATTATGTTTGAAAGGTACATTCAACGGTTCCCCCAGATCTTTTATTAAAGTATTCGGGTATATCTTTTAGAATTTTCAACCCGGAATATGGGGATCTTTCCAAGGGAACAAATATCAgctcatttatttccaaagccTCCTatggaacaatttttttttatcaacgacAGGATTGTGATGACGCACGAAATATATTgtgtatttttcattcaatttctcgaAACGGCTACGAGCTCTAACCGTGACGATCGCGAAAGAAAAAAGTGCAATGtgtcaaatgaaaatatttacgTGAACCCGTTTTTCGAAGACCCCGTCGTCGTCCCGCAGCAACAGTTCGCTATTTTGTCCGTAAATTCCGTGTCGATAGCGTGTGTTAATTGGTTTAAATCATAGCTAAACGTGTTCCGGAAATACTGTCCCAGCGGATGGGGCCAGGTGTGGTTTGATTCGCTAGTTGCAGGACAGTGAAAATTCTTTTTCCCCAGATAAGCAAACCCTTCCATAAGTCCGAATTGGTGATGGTTGTTGTGTGGTGGTGAATCATtgaaaaagcaaacaaaaattttcattcatcagAGCCAGTAAAGCGAGAGAAGAAAATATCACTTCCTGGTGGCACAGATTCGATCCTACCAGGCCCTAGATCGGACAGAAAACGGAGCGCGAAAAACGAGCAATGACAATGGGAGATGACACTCCGGTGGTCAGTTCCCTAGTCCTACCGATTCTGATACGTCCCATTTTGTCACAGGTGAGTTGCTTTATTAGGTGGGAGGAAATTAGGTGACGGCGAGTGGATTGAAAAGTTGCTCCCGGAAGAAAAAGTACAGGTTCCACTTTTTCAACTGGGTAGAGGGTTTGCTTTCGGAGATCGCTAGAGTTGAACTTAATTCGATTATATAAAATATTCTATACCTTTACAGATTAAATTCCTAGGTCTCATTAATTATTCATGAAGAACAAGTcaagaatattaaatttaattaagtattttttatcgaattttttgtaatgaagTGAAAAGTTTATTggtctttaaattttgttccattttttaaaataataggtATTTGGTNNNNNNNNNNNNNNNNNNNNNNNNNNNNNNNNNNNNNNNNNNNNNNNNNNNNNNNNNNNNNNNNNNNNNNNNNNNNNNNNNNNNNNNNNNNNNNNNNNNNNNNNNNNNNNNNNNNNNNNNNNNNNNNNNNNNNNNNNNNNNNNNNNNNNNNNNNNNNNNNNNNNNNNNNNNNNNNNNNNNNNNNNNNNNNNNNNNNNNNNNNNNNNNNNNNNNNNNNNNNNNNNNNNNNNNNNNNNNNNNNNNNNNNNNNNNNNNNNNNNNNNNNNNNNNNNNNNNNNNNNNNNNNNNNNNNNNNNNNNNNNNNNNNNNNNNNNNNNNNNNNNNNNNNNNNNNNNNNNNNNNNNNNNNNNNNNNNNNNNNNNNNNNNNNNNNNNNNNNNNNNNNNNNNNNNNNNNNNNNNNNNNNNNNNNNNNNNNNNNNNNNNNNNNNNNNNNNNNNNNNNNNNNNNNNNNNNNNNNNNNNNNNNNNNNNNNNNNNNNNNNNNNNNNNNNNNNNNNNNNCATAACTCAAGACATAacaaaagggtgatacggtcaaaatttggtcaagggaaacgcgtgtaaatcggtgaaatcgtttatttaaaaaatcaaattaaatttctttttcaagtttaattagtataaaattcaggaaaaatattcagtaaggcttccaaatccgcttttccaaatccgaattgccgggccttacgcttaactcctgccatcagattttgtacagccaccttgtccaccttcttcgccgcagaaagccagttcgccttgaactgctgctcgtccttagcagttttttttggtcttctttaggttccgcttgacaatagccaagtatttctcaattgggcggagctctggcgtgttgggagggttcttgtccttgggaaccacctgcactttgttggcggcgtaccactccatggcctttttaccgtaatggcaagatgccaaatccggccaaaacagtaaggaacaaccgtgtttcttcaggaaaggcagcaaacgtttattcaaacactctttcacgtcaatttcttggttgacagtcccggaagctatgaaaatgctgcttttcaagccacaggtacaaatggcttgcaaaaccagatatttcttcgcgaactttgacagtttcatgtgcttgaaaatatctgctgcctttccccttccttttgccgtataaaactcctgtcccggaagctgcttgtagtcggctttgacgtaggtttcgtcgtccattaccacgcagtcaaacttcgtcagcatcgtcgtgtacagtctccgggatcgcgctttggccgtcgtattttgtttatcatcgcaatttggagtcactaccttcttgtaagtcgatagtccggctcgttttttggctcgatgcacggttgtagacgatacatccagctaatttgcggcatctcggagagagaggttagggtttcgcatgaaactaccggcaactctctttgtcgtctcagtggcttccggttttcgatttccccccgatcctaacttcctggctgtcgacaaatgttccccaaacactttaattacatttgtaaaggttgatttggcaacttttagcgattttgccagctttgcgtgcgagtagctcggattttcgcgatgcgcgagcaaaattttgatacgctgctcttcttccttggacggcattttgacaactgaagagtgaattccaaaatcaaaataggagcaacattctacacacacacaccttcaaaatgagaggtgttcaggttttttaaatgcaaaattgaaggaaatacgtcaagttgatattgacaaaattttgatcgtatcaccctttaactaAGCAAATGGAACTCGCTTTACCATAAGATAGGATTGGGGtacgaaaaatgattcaataaatATATAGCAACcct
It includes:
- the LOC129746390 gene encoding WD repeat-containing protein 55 homolog produces the protein MRNFNSPKFGNSLGNDSDDDDFDSGTEPEFIVEPYAIEEFPIMEEYEVDDDDDANEEDEESDYDPNEDIIIGTSSSSSDDSDSERDEPKQENGEDSTTRGAPEKRLVDDYDEEMEEDEVIKAIITEIKKPRSKPPDIKTEDFVTDLCFHPDQDLLAVGTTTGDLLVYSFTNDECTLKNTHEVHSKSIRDIEFNDDGTILISTARDRSIMVTDVETGKLKRFWDNAHEEPVYTMSIISEHTFATGDDDGVLKLWDLRQNEPIFKLKEVEDFISSIATNDQRKYLQMCSGDGYLTTISIPQRKMYVQSEPYEEELTCMGVFRNDSKLVVGSSKGNFYTFNWGQFGYHCDAFTGPKAGVNKMVPITERIAVVGGEDGFLRAMHMVPGRVLGIVGQHTLAVETIDINSTGELIASSSHDNDIRFWNIKFFEEFDDIKYNSKADRKAMKHNLPSSHHTDAKDFFSDLAGPSEEAS